From the genome of Deinococcus sp. JMULE3, one region includes:
- a CDS encoding YiaA/YiaB family inner membrane protein — protein sequence MTQFSNPDIVGDSPAWLSFIWIAFTTALGLMILGIYFIPVDWWIKGYLYMGTLFLTASTLTLSKSLRDRHEHERLVNRVKSARTEQVLSKFDT from the coding sequence ATGACGCAGTTCAGCAACCCGGATATCGTCGGTGATTCCCCCGCCTGGCTGAGTTTCATCTGGATCGCGTTCACGACCGCGCTGGGCCTGATGATCCTGGGCATCTACTTCATCCCGGTGGACTGGTGGATCAAGGGGTACCTGTACATGGGCACGCTGTTCCTGACGGCCAGCACCCTGACCCTCTCCAAGAGCCTGCGTGACCGGCACGAGCACGAACGGCTCGTGAACCGCGTCAAGAGCGCCCGCACCGAGCAGGTGCTCAGCAAGTTCGACACCTGA
- a CDS encoding sorbosone dehydrogenase family protein, protein MPSIRLAFPAALAAMTLALLGTGCAQSSTGVAQSLKVPAGFSVNLYADGFRKPRFMVVASNGDVLLSDTGAGIVYVLPDRNRDGKADGKQVFASGLNQPHGLAIRGGFLYVANTDGVVRFPYRAGDTKASAAPVRLVNLPGGGGHSTRTVEFGPDGRMYVSVGSTCNVCEESDPKRAAIWVYDADGKNGKPYATGLRNAVGVEWFGGQLYATNNGRDQLGDDLPPEGFYKVKQGGFYGWPYCYTTQPGQAQVWDKDFGRKSADTCKAATPAFALTTAHSAPLGLAFYTGKTFPAAYRGQMFVALHGSWNRSEKSGYKVITIDPQTGRVTDFLTGFLRGQNVVGRPVDLAVAADGSLLLTDDGEGRVWRIQAR, encoded by the coding sequence ATGCCCTCAATCCGACTGGCCTTTCCGGCGGCGCTGGCTGCTATGACCCTCGCCCTGCTGGGCACCGGCTGCGCGCAGAGCAGCACTGGCGTCGCGCAGAGCCTCAAAGTGCCCGCCGGGTTCAGCGTGAACCTGTACGCGGACGGCTTCAGGAAGCCGCGCTTCATGGTGGTCGCCAGCAACGGGGACGTGCTGCTCAGCGACACGGGCGCCGGGATCGTGTACGTCCTGCCGGACCGCAACCGTGACGGGAAGGCGGACGGGAAGCAGGTGTTCGCCAGCGGGCTGAACCAGCCGCACGGCCTCGCCATCCGGGGCGGGTTCCTGTACGTGGCGAACACGGACGGCGTGGTGCGTTTCCCGTACAGGGCCGGGGACACGAAGGCCAGCGCCGCGCCGGTGAGACTGGTGAACCTGCCGGGCGGCGGCGGGCACTCCACCCGCACCGTGGAGTTCGGCCCGGACGGGCGGATGTACGTGTCGGTGGGCAGCACCTGCAACGTCTGCGAGGAGAGCGACCCGAAACGCGCCGCGATCTGGGTGTACGACGCAGACGGGAAGAACGGCAAGCCCTACGCGACCGGGCTGCGTAACGCGGTGGGGGTCGAGTGGTTCGGTGGGCAGTTGTATGCCACGAACAACGGCCGCGATCAGCTGGGCGACGACCTCCCGCCCGAGGGGTTCTACAAGGTCAAACAGGGCGGGTTCTACGGCTGGCCGTACTGCTACACCACCCAGCCCGGACAGGCACAGGTGTGGGACAAAGACTTTGGCCGCAAATCCGCTGACACCTGCAAGGCCGCCACGCCCGCCTTCGCGCTGACCACCGCGCATTCCGCGCCGCTGGGCCTGGCGTTCTATACCGGGAAGACCTTCCCCGCCGCTTACCGCGGGCAGATGTTCGTGGCGCTGCACGGCAGCTGGAACCGCAGCGAGAAGAGCGGCTACAAGGTGATCACCATCGACCCGCAGACCGGGCGGGTCACGGACTTCCTGACCGGCTTCCTGCGTGGGCAGAACGTCGTTGGGCGCCCGGTGGACCTCGCGGTGGCCGCCGACGGCTCGCTGCTGCTGACCGACGACGGCGAGGGCCGCGTCTGGCGCATCCAGGCCCGCTGA
- a CDS encoding SWIM zinc finger family protein, with product MKLSRLPPGFALDTAAQGLALREEAVTDVRREWTDDGWHAEATVTDAGVPYHATVDLLPPPDPQLRGSSCTCGRYRCRHVAALVLATDPPAGPRPAPRDAADGGKPAPAEEPLDARTQQWLASFTDTRSPSRGRQFELRYVLRFLPPGSSAGGRRVALQLLRVPLRGEQPDVKGAERYPLPRNLSSAPAFVRRDSNLLRLLEMATTATHEPGRWQEELHALTDHPAADLLLEHLLGSGRLCWERPEQPLTRGPDLSGQLAWLSDPRGGQTPAVHLPDAPDAQLLPVAPPWAVRPAALTLSRVQTDAPAEVTARFLSGPVLPPAQAVALAHAITASGLNLPIPQTVQVREERLPYTPQLHLLAREATHHAFSGARHTVTLPLAELRHAYAGLTVPDDHAGTGPAVFRNGVLTRVTRDPEAERDAAHTVALSGFMLLEDAYGHEYTVPGGDHLLTLGDDDAWMAFMRAGREDLEAQGFTIHVHPDFPLNFAEITDWYGETDDSHGGWFTLDLGIVVDGQRLSLIPILADLIARQPQLFTPEALAELKDDEVLHASLGDGRRVALPAGRVRAILGVLVELNLRDLPPGPLRLPLLDAARVAQLEEAVQARWLGAERLLDLGRRLRDFRGVQDITPRRACAPTCAPTSARASRGCNSCESTAWAASSPTTWGWEKP from the coding sequence ATGAAACTCAGCCGCCTGCCGCCCGGCTTCGCGCTCGACACCGCCGCGCAGGGCCTCGCGCTGCGCGAGGAGGCCGTCACCGACGTGCGCCGCGAGTGGACGGACGACGGCTGGCACGCCGAGGCGACTGTCACCGACGCGGGCGTGCCCTACCACGCCACGGTGGACCTGCTGCCCCCGCCGGACCCGCAACTGCGCGGCAGTTCCTGCACTTGCGGGCGCTACCGCTGCCGTCACGTGGCCGCGCTCGTGCTGGCGACCGACCCGCCCGCCGGGCCGCGCCCCGCGCCCCGCGACGCGGCCGACGGTGGCAAACCCGCCCCCGCCGAGGAACCCCTGGACGCCCGCACGCAGCAGTGGCTGGCGTCGTTCACGGACACCCGCAGCCCCAGCCGCGGCCGTCAGTTCGAACTGCGCTACGTGCTGCGCTTCCTGCCGCCCGGCTCGTCGGCGGGGGGGAGGCGCGTGGCGCTGCAACTCCTGCGCGTGCCGCTGCGCGGCGAGCAGCCGGACGTGAAGGGAGCTGAACGCTACCCGCTGCCCCGCAACCTCAGCAGCGCGCCCGCGTTCGTGCGCCGCGACTCGAACCTCCTGCGGCTGCTGGAAATGGCGACCACCGCCACGCACGAGCCGGGCCGCTGGCAGGAGGAACTGCACGCCCTGACCGACCACCCCGCGGCGGACCTGCTGCTGGAGCACCTGCTCGGCAGCGGCCGCCTGTGCTGGGAGCGGCCCGAGCAGCCCCTCACGCGCGGTCCGGACCTGAGCGGGCAGCTGGCGTGGCTGAGCGACCCGCGCGGCGGGCAGACCCCCGCCGTGCACCTCCCGGACGCGCCGGACGCGCAGCTGCTCCCGGTCGCGCCCCCCTGGGCGGTGAGGCCCGCCGCGCTGACCCTCTCGCGCGTGCAGACCGACGCGCCCGCCGAGGTCACGGCCCGCTTCCTGTCCGGCCCGGTCCTGCCGCCCGCGCAGGCCGTCGCGCTGGCCCACGCGATCACCGCCTCCGGCCTGAACCTGCCCATCCCGCAGACCGTGCAGGTCCGCGAGGAACGCCTGCCGTACACCCCGCAGTTGCACCTGCTGGCGCGCGAGGCCACCCACCACGCCTTCAGCGGCGCGCGGCACACCGTCACGCTCCCACTGGCAGAACTCCGGCACGCCTACGCGGGCCTCACCGTTCCCGACGACCACGCAGGCACCGGCCCCGCCGTCTTCCGGAACGGCGTCCTCACCCGCGTCACCCGCGACCCCGAAGCGGAACGCGACGCGGCCCACACCGTCGCCCTGAGCGGCTTCATGCTCCTCGAGGACGCCTACGGCCACGAGTACACCGTCCCCGGCGGCGACCACCTCCTCACCCTCGGGGACGACGACGCCTGGATGGCCTTCATGCGCGCCGGGCGCGAGGACCTCGAAGCGCAGGGCTTCACCATCCACGTCCACCCGGACTTCCCGCTGAACTTCGCGGAGATCACCGACTGGTACGGCGAGACTGACGACTCCCACGGCGGCTGGTTCACCCTCGACCTCGGCATCGTCGTGGACGGCCAGCGCCTCAGCCTCATCCCCATCCTCGCCGACCTGATCGCCCGCCAGCCGCAACTGTTCACCCCCGAAGCCCTCGCGGAACTCAAGGACGACGAGGTCCTGCACGCCTCCCTCGGCGACGGCCGCCGCGTCGCGCTGCCCGCCGGACGCGTCCGCGCCATCCTGGGCGTCCTCGTGGAACTCAACCTCCGCGACCTGCCCCCCGGCCCGCTGCGCCTCCCACTCCTCGACGCCGCCCGCGTCGCCCAGCTGGAAGAAGCCGTGCAGGCCCGCTGGCTCGGCGCCGAACGCCTCCTCGACCTGGGCCGCCGCCTGCGCGACTTCCGGGGCGTGCAGGACATCACCCCCCGCAGGGCCTGCGCGCCGACCTGCGCCCCTACCAGCGCCAGGGCGTCGCGTGGCTGCAATTCCTGCGAGAGTACGGCATGGGCGGCATCCTCGCCGACGACATGGGGCTGGGAAAAACCGTAA
- a CDS encoding DEAD/DEAH box helicase — MGGILADDMGLGKTVMTLSHLLLEKESGRADRPSLVIAPTSVIGNWQAEAAKFTPDLRVLTLHGKDRRAQFARIPEHDLILTTYPLLPRDITELGAFEYHLVILDEAQNIKNTRTAAAKAAGSLSARHRLALTGTPLENHLGELWSQFNFLAPGLLHDEKTFRELYRTPIEKRGEASRRQALAARVRPFILRREKRDVARELPPKTEIPVRVTLDGDQRDLYETVRVTTETRVREELRARGLARSTIAILDALLKLRQAVTDPRLVKLDAARGVQNNAKFDWLQAHLPQMIEEGRRVLIFSGFATLLRHLEDWLREQRIPYSMITGSTQDRQGQIDAFQNGKTHVFLITLKAGGVGLNLTAADTVIHYDPWWNPAAEEQATDRAYRIGQDKPVFVYKLIAAGSVEERILDLQARKASLARGILDGGLSDATQLTSADLDRLFAPLEDEDGDLPERSGVEQVG, encoded by the coding sequence ATGGGCGGCATCCTCGCCGACGACATGGGGCTGGGAAAAACCGTAATGACCCTGTCGCACCTGCTGCTGGAGAAGGAATCGGGCCGCGCGGACCGGCCCAGTCTGGTGATCGCGCCGACCAGCGTGATCGGCAACTGGCAGGCGGAAGCGGCGAAGTTCACGCCGGACCTGCGGGTGCTGACGCTGCACGGCAAGGACCGCCGCGCGCAGTTCGCGCGGATTCCCGAGCATGACCTGATCCTCACGACGTACCCGCTGCTGCCGCGCGACATCACGGAGTTGGGGGCGTTCGAGTACCACCTCGTGATCCTCGACGAGGCGCAGAATATCAAGAACACCCGCACGGCCGCCGCTAAGGCCGCCGGGAGCCTCAGTGCCCGGCACCGCCTCGCGCTGACCGGCACGCCGCTGGAAAACCACCTGGGTGAGCTGTGGTCGCAGTTCAACTTCCTCGCGCCGGGCCTGCTGCACGACGAGAAGACGTTCCGCGAGTTGTACCGCACGCCCATCGAGAAGCGCGGCGAGGCGTCCCGCCGTCAGGCGCTCGCCGCGCGCGTGCGCCCGTTCATCCTGCGGCGCGAGAAACGCGACGTGGCGCGCGAACTGCCCCCCAAGACCGAGATCCCGGTGCGCGTCACGCTGGACGGCGACCAGCGTGACCTGTACGAGACGGTGCGCGTCACGACCGAGACCCGCGTTCGCGAGGAACTCCGTGCGCGCGGCCTCGCCCGCAGCACCATCGCCATCCTCGACGCCCTCCTGAAGCTGCGGCAGGCGGTCACCGACCCGCGCCTCGTGAAACTCGACGCGGCGCGCGGCGTGCAGAACAACGCCAAGTTCGACTGGCTCCAGGCGCACCTCCCGCAGATGATCGAGGAGGGAAGGCGCGTCCTGATCTTCAGCGGCTTCGCCACGCTGCTGCGCCACCTCGAGGACTGGCTGCGTGAACAGCGCATCCCGTACTCCATGATCACCGGCAGCACCCAGGACCGTCAGGGCCAGATCGACGCGTTCCAGAACGGCAAGACCCACGTGTTCCTGATCACCCTGAAAGCCGGGGGCGTCGGCCTGAACCTCACGGCGGCCGACACCGTCATCCACTACGACCCCTGGTGGAACCCCGCAGCCGAGGAGCAGGCCACCGACCGCGCCTACCGCATCGGGCAGGACAAACCGGTGTTCGTGTACAAGCTGATCGCCGCCGGCAGCGTCGAGGAACGCATCCTGGACCTGCAGGCCCGCAAGGCGTCCCTGGCGCGCGGCATTCTCGACGGGGGTCTCAGCGACGCCACCCAGCTCACGTCCGCCGACCTGGACCGCCTGTTCGCGCCGCTGGAGGACGAGGACGGCGACCTGCCCGAACGCAGCGGGGTCGAGCAGGTCGGGTAA
- the rpoC gene encoding DNA-directed RNA polymerase subunit beta', which yields MKDFNKVRIAIASPEKIREWSFGEVEKPETINYRTLKPEREGLFDERIFGPQKDYECACGKYKRQRYEGKVCERCGVEVTSSKVRRYRMGHIDLATPAAHIWYVKDTPSKIGTLLDLSAGQLEKVLYFSSFLVTDPRNAQKDGRPLKRGELLSDDEYRELRFGRQETYSIPNGTDAEIRDGEYVTRGQILGGNVVSKMDGLAQYRFPRRAIIAYSEEVEATLPVPAEALVEQDAFRAGEILAELESDVQITAPVDGTVVLHEMGEDSVMVELREGVDEEGTPSGEVLARVYIPHGMNVQVVHGEIVEAGAALADAASGTRLRVSRDSRLSGVTFPKKKGDVQVKAHWTRRAEYPINPTMHVLIGDGSEVKRGQKVVGAIDKEEEIVADADGTITLHNPASIIVSKAKVYAYNDEPLVVNGDRVEPGDELADGGDLRSEISGRIEIDLVRKQVRVIESYDFDAKMGAEAVKELLDDLDLDQLEVELNEMMKDSSRHKRAKARKRLEVTRAFKRSGNHPSWMILNTVPVMPPDLRPMVQVDGGRFATSDLNDLYRRLINRNNRLKKLMSQGAPDMIIRNEKRMLQEAVDALIDNGRRGSPVTNPGSDRSLRSLTDLLGGKQGRFRQNLLGKRVDYSGRSVIVVGPQLKLHQCGVPKRMALELFKPFLFKVLEEKGEVTNIKQARKMLERYRDTRDSVWDALEEVIEDKVVLLNRAPTLHRLGIQAFEPVLVEGQSIQLHPLVCEAFNADFDGDQMAIHVPLSAQAQAEARIQMLSAHNLLSPANGEPNVKPSRDIILGIFTLTLLRKDNLGAGSEFADEQAALAALEGGKVALNSPIVVAGQETSPGRLKYIFSNPDEAIMAVERGEIDHQDYVRIRLNGVTYDTSAGRVMFRRIVQEALGLQAHLVDTLVNLETAYEKDHLKDMVMACFKHLGIEATAGLLDGLKDAGFKLSTTSGITIGIDDIVIPPAKTEILAEADAKVAEIEQNFEFGFMTEEERYKQVVQLWNDTKDEVKNAMFDNFGKNYPFNPLWIMSLSGARGNAQQITQLAGMRGLMARPDGSTIEVPIRASFREGLSVLEYFISTHGARKGGADTALRTADSGYLTRKLVDVAHEVVVRDVDCGTTDYTVMPLGATDERTGEWRTRKSSEIETSIYGRTLSDAVEVDGRTIEAGEMLSLEDVKAITKNAKALQSVFIRTPLNCRVKSGVCQKCYGYDLSQAKPVSMGEAVGVVAAESIGEPGTQLTMRTFHTGGVAGSGGGDITMGLPRVIELFEARKPKTSAAVADRDGVVRIEEDEERYLVRIEADDDQYSSKTAMKISKGLRMIVKDGDRVEAGQPLTRGAINPHDLLLYKDTDAAQRYLVEEVQRVYRSQGVKVHDKHIEVIVRQMLRWVEITDGGDTELLEGQTVERWEVDQANDLLEEGQTPSSWKPVLLGITKSSLTTKSWLSAASFQHTTHVLTEASMKGQVDDLIGLKENVILGKLIPAGTGLQTVRDMQVADERTLEKYGEGSTSTDSVTGNRSYDDTRPGVVNENVTYTN from the coding sequence ATGAAAGATTTCAACAAAGTTCGTATCGCCATCGCCAGCCCGGAGAAGATCCGCGAGTGGTCGTTCGGCGAGGTTGAAAAGCCCGAAACCATCAACTACCGCACCCTGAAGCCCGAGCGTGAAGGTCTGTTCGACGAGCGTATCTTCGGGCCGCAGAAGGACTACGAGTGCGCCTGCGGGAAGTACAAGCGTCAGCGCTACGAGGGCAAGGTCTGCGAGCGCTGCGGCGTGGAAGTCACCAGCAGCAAGGTCAGGCGCTACCGCATGGGTCACATCGACCTGGCGACGCCCGCCGCGCACATCTGGTACGTCAAGGACACCCCCAGCAAGATCGGCACGCTGCTCGACCTGAGCGCCGGTCAGCTGGAGAAGGTGCTGTACTTCAGCTCCTTCCTGGTCACCGATCCCCGCAACGCCCAGAAGGACGGCCGTCCCCTCAAGCGCGGCGAACTGCTGAGCGACGACGAGTACCGTGAACTGCGCTTCGGCCGTCAGGAAACGTACTCCATCCCCAACGGCACCGACGCCGAGATCCGCGACGGCGAGTACGTCACGCGCGGCCAGATCCTGGGCGGCAACGTCGTCAGCAAGATGGACGGCCTCGCGCAGTACCGCTTCCCGCGCCGCGCGATCATCGCGTACAGCGAGGAAGTCGAGGCGACCCTGCCCGTGCCCGCCGAGGCGCTGGTCGAGCAGGACGCGTTCCGCGCCGGTGAGATCCTCGCCGAGCTGGAAAGCGACGTGCAGATCACCGCGCCCGTGGACGGCACCGTCGTGCTGCACGAGATGGGCGAGGACAGCGTCATGGTCGAGCTGCGCGAGGGCGTGGACGAGGAAGGCACCCCCAGCGGTGAGGTCCTGGCCCGCGTGTACATCCCGCACGGCATGAACGTGCAGGTCGTGCACGGCGAGATCGTCGAGGCCGGCGCCGCCCTGGCCGACGCCGCGAGCGGCACCCGCCTGCGCGTCAGCCGCGACAGCCGCCTGAGTGGCGTCACCTTCCCCAAGAAGAAAGGTGACGTGCAGGTCAAGGCGCACTGGACGCGCCGCGCCGAGTACCCCATCAACCCCACCATGCACGTCCTGATCGGCGACGGCAGCGAGGTCAAGCGCGGCCAGAAGGTCGTGGGCGCGATCGACAAGGAAGAGGAGATCGTCGCGGACGCCGACGGCACCATCACCCTGCACAACCCCGCCAGCATCATCGTCAGCAAGGCGAAGGTCTACGCGTACAACGACGAGCCCCTCGTCGTGAACGGCGACCGCGTCGAGCCCGGTGACGAACTCGCCGACGGCGGCGACCTGCGCAGCGAGATCAGCGGCCGCATCGAGATCGACCTCGTGCGCAAGCAGGTGCGCGTCATCGAGTCCTACGACTTCGACGCCAAGATGGGCGCCGAGGCCGTCAAGGAACTCCTCGACGACCTCGACCTCGATCAGCTGGAAGTCGAACTGAACGAGATGATGAAGGACTCCAGCCGCCACAAGCGCGCCAAGGCCCGCAAGCGCCTGGAAGTGACCCGCGCGTTCAAGCGCAGCGGCAACCACCCCAGCTGGATGATCCTGAACACCGTGCCCGTCATGCCCCCGGACCTGCGTCCGATGGTGCAGGTGGACGGCGGCCGCTTCGCGACCTCGGATCTGAACGACCTGTACCGCCGCCTGATCAACCGCAACAACCGCCTGAAGAAGCTCATGAGCCAGGGCGCGCCGGACATGATCATCCGCAACGAGAAGCGCATGCTTCAGGAAGCGGTGGACGCCCTGATCGACAACGGCCGCCGCGGCAGCCCCGTCACCAACCCCGGTTCTGACCGGTCCTTGCGTTCCCTGACCGACCTGCTCGGTGGGAAACAGGGCCGCTTCCGCCAGAACCTGCTCGGGAAGCGCGTGGACTACTCCGGCCGCAGCGTGATCGTGGTCGGCCCGCAGCTGAAACTGCACCAGTGCGGTGTGCCCAAGCGCATGGCGCTCGAACTCTTCAAGCCCTTCCTGTTCAAGGTCCTCGAAGAGAAGGGCGAGGTCACGAACATCAAGCAGGCCCGCAAGATGCTCGAACGCTACCGCGACACCCGCGACAGCGTCTGGGACGCCCTGGAAGAGGTCATCGAGGACAAGGTCGTGCTGCTCAACCGCGCGCCCACCCTGCACCGACTGGGCATCCAGGCCTTCGAGCCCGTGCTCGTCGAAGGTCAGTCCATCCAGCTGCACCCGCTGGTCTGTGAAGCCTTCAACGCCGACTTCGACGGCGACCAGATGGCCATCCACGTCCCCCTCAGCGCCCAGGCGCAGGCCGAGGCGCGCATCCAGATGCTCAGCGCCCACAACCTGCTGTCCCCCGCGAACGGCGAACCGAACGTCAAACCCAGCCGCGACATCATCCTGGGGATCTTCACCCTGACCCTGCTGCGCAAGGACAACCTCGGCGCGGGCAGCGAATTCGCTGACGAGCAGGCCGCCCTGGCCGCCCTCGAAGGCGGGAAGGTCGCGCTGAACAGCCCCATCGTCGTCGCCGGTCAGGAAACCAGCCCCGGCCGCCTGAAGTACATCTTCAGCAACCCCGACGAGGCCATCATGGCCGTCGAACGCGGCGAGATCGACCACCAGGACTACGTCCGCATCCGCCTCAACGGCGTCACCTACGACACCAGCGCGGGCCGCGTGATGTTCCGCCGGATCGTGCAGGAAGCCCTGGGCCTGCAGGCGCACCTCGTGGACACCCTCGTGAACCTCGAGACCGCCTACGAGAAGGACCACCTCAAGGACATGGTCATGGCGTGCTTCAAGCACCTCGGGATCGAGGCGACCGCCGGGCTGCTCGACGGCCTGAAGGACGCGGGCTTCAAGCTCTCCACGACCTCCGGCATCACCATCGGCATCGACGACATCGTCATCCCGCCCGCCAAGACCGAAATCCTGGCCGAAGCGGACGCCAAGGTCGCCGAGATCGAGCAGAACTTCGAGTTCGGCTTCATGACCGAAGAAGAGCGCTACAAGCAGGTCGTGCAGCTCTGGAACGACACGAAGGACGAAGTCAAGAACGCCATGTTCGACAACTTCGGCAAGAACTACCCCTTCAACCCCCTGTGGATCATGAGCCTCTCGGGCGCCCGTGGTAACGCGCAGCAGATCACGCAGCTCGCCGGGATGCGCGGCCTGATGGCCCGCCCCGACGGCAGCACCATCGAAGTGCCGATCCGCGCCAGCTTCCGCGAGGGTCTGTCGGTGCTGGAATACTTCATCTCCACCCACGGCGCCCGTAAGGGTGGCGCGGACACCGCGCTGCGTACCGCCGACTCCGGCTACCTGACCCGCAAACTGGTCGACGTGGCCCACGAGGTCGTCGTGCGCGACGTGGACTGCGGCACCACCGACTACACCGTCATGCCCCTGGGCGCGACCGACGAGCGCACCGGCGAGTGGCGCACCCGCAAGAGCAGCGAGATCGAGACCAGCATCTACGGCCGGACCCTGTCCGACGCCGTGGAAGTCGACGGCCGCACCATCGAAGCGGGCGAGATGCTCAGCCTGGAAGACGTCAAGGCGATCACCAAGAACGCCAAGGCCCTCCAGAGCGTGTTCATCCGCACGCCCCTGAACTGCCGCGTCAAGAGCGGCGTGTGCCAGAAGTGCTACGGCTACGACCTCTCGCAGGCCAAGCCCGTCAGCATGGGCGAAGCGGTCGGCGTCGTCGCCGCCGAATCCATCGGCGAGCCCGGCACGCAGCTCACCATGCGTACCTTCCACACCGGTGGGGTCGCCGGCAGCGGCGGCGGGGACATCACCATGGGTCTGCCCCGCGTGATCGAACTGTTCGAAGCCCGCAAACCCAAGACCAGCGCGGCCGTGGCCGACCGTGACGGCGTCGTGCGCATCGAGGAAGACGAGGAACGCTACCTCGTGCGCATCGAGGCCGACGACGACCAGTACAGCAGCAAGACCGCCATGAAGATCAGCAAGGGCCTGCGCATGATCGTCAAGGACGGCGACCGCGTCGAAGCCGGCCAGCCCCTCACGCGCGGCGCCATCAACCCCCACGACCTCCTGCTGTACAAGGACACCGACGCCGCCCAGCGCTACCTGGTGGAAGAAGTGCAGCGCGTGTACCGCAGCCAGGGCGTGAAGGTGCACGACAAGCACATCGAAGTCATCGTGCGCCAGATGCTCCGCTGGGTCGAAATCACCGACGGCGGCGACACCGAACTGCTCGAAGGGCAGACCGTGGAACGCTGGGAAGTCGACCAGGCCAACGACCTGCTCGAGGAAGGCCAGACCCCCAGCTCCTGGAAGCCCGTCCTGCTGGGCATCACCAAGAGCAGCCTGACCACCAAGAGCTGGCTGTCCGCCGCGAGCTTCCAGCACACCACCCACGTGCTGACCGAGGCCAGCATGAAGGGCCAGGTCGACGACCTGATCGGCCTGAAGGAGAACGTCATCCTCGGGAAGCTGATTCCCGCCGGGACGGGCCTCCAGACGGTGCGGGACATGCAGGTCGCCGACGAGCGCACCCTCGAGAAGTACGGCGAGGGCAGCACCAGCACGGACTCCGTGACCGGCAACCGCAGCTACGACGACACCCGCCCCGGCGTCGTCAACGAGAACGTCACCTACACCAACTAA